gtggtggtgGTACTGGGGTTGGGTGGTATcagatgagaacatgctggtgccCCCTTCTCACCTGCTGTCATGTTCTTGTTCAGGCTGAATGTCACTTTCTTGGATTTACACTTCACCTTTGCGCTGATCTGTGGAGGGAGCAgaaatgatgacatcactgtcaaccccccccccccccccatcatagccCCCCTTACAGATGCTCCTCCCCCTCTCATAGCACCCCTACAGATGCTCCTCCCCCTCTCATAGCACCCCTACAGATGCTCCTCCCCCTCTCATAGCACCCCTACAGATGCTCCTCCCCCTCTCATAGCCCCCTACAGATGCTCCTCCCCCTCTCATAGCCCCCTACAGATGCTCCTCCCCCTCTCATAGCCCCCTACAGATGCTCGTCCCCCTCTTAGACCCtcccacagatgcccctccccctCTTCCAGACCCtcccacagatgcccctccccctCTTACAGACCCTCCCACACTCACCGGGCGGCCTCTGCTCTTCGCGccttttacatacaggggtttgggaACCTCTGACTTCTGGAAAGTGATGAAATCCtggtgtgggggggaggggcacaCCGGGGTGGAGGTGACTATGTCCGCACTCATCATCGGATCTGCTTTACTGCTGATCTGTGGGGAAGAGACAAATATCAGACCGATCCCCCTCCCATGTACAGCTAGggtcaagatctctgctttctgtcagtgaaCGGTACATTTAACCCATCCTGACTTAATTCCTCACAAGCTTGTGGtccttgtaacaaaccctcagctgtgcgagCAGGACCGGGACACCAGGTTTCTCATCtaaaacactttttatttttctaatattTCTTGGAAATGATGAGGTGAAGAGAGCACACATCTAGAGGGGGAGGGGTGGTGGAGGTGAAGAGAGCGCGCAGCTAGAGGGGGTGGGGGCGGAGGTGAAGAGAGCGCGCAGCTAGAGGGGGAGGGGTCGGAGGTGAAGAGAGCGCGCAGCTAGAGGGGGTGGGGGCGGAGGTGAAGAGAGCGCGCAGCTAGAGGGGGAGGGGTCGGAGGTGAAGAGAGCGCGCAGCTAGAGGGGGTGGGGGCGGAGGTGAAGAGAGCGCGCAGCTAGAGGGGGAGGGGTCGGAGGTGAAGAGAGCGCGCAGCTAGAGGGGGTGGGGCGGAGGTGAAGAGAGCGCGCAGCTAGAGGGGGAGGGGTCGGAGGTGAAGAGAGCGCGCAGCTAGAGGGGGAGTGGTCGGAGGTGAAGAGAGCGCGCAGCTAGAGGGGGAGGAGGCGGAGGTGAAGAGAGCGCGCAGCTAGAGGGGGAGGGGTCGGAGGTGAAGAGAGCGCGCAGCTAGAGGGGGAGGGGTCGGAGGTGAAGAGAGCGCGCAGCTAGAGGGGGAGGGGTCGGAGGTGAAGAGAGCGCGCAGCTAGAGGGGGTGGAGGTTAAGAGAGCGCGCAGCTAGAGGGGGAGGGGTCGGAGGTGAAGAGAGCGCGCAGCTAGAGGGGGAGGGGTCGGAGGTGAAGAGAGCGCGCAGCTAGAGGGGGTGGGGGCGGAGGTGAAGATAGCGCAGAGCTAGAGGGGGAGGGGTCGGAGGTGAAGAGAGCGCGCAGCTAGAGGGGGAGGGGTCAGAGGTGAAGAGAGCGCGCAGCTAGAGGGGGTCGGGGTGAAGAGAGCGCGCAGCtagagggggagggggtggaGGTGAAGAGAGCGCGCAGCtagagggggagggggtggaGGTGAAGAGAGCGCGCAGCTAGAGGGGGTCGGGGTGAAGAGAGCGCGCAGCtagagggggagggggtggaGGTGAAGAGAGCGCGCAGCTAGAGGGGGTCAGGGTGGAGGTGAAGAGAGCGCGCAGCTAGAGGGGGTCGGGGTGAAGAGAGCGCGCAGCTAGAGGGGGTCGGGGTGAAGAGAGCGCGCAGCTAGAGGGGGCTTCTCCCAAAGGAGAACATGTGCACAGGTGGCagggccgagcatgcatgtgtatgggggtagAGCTGTGTGTAGATGGCTTCCATTAAGCATCACATGCGCCCTCCCCGGTGGGAACAGACCCCAACTTCCTGGCGGTATTATAGAATTGGGGTAAACAcccgcgtaaaaaaaaaaaggtccaaaaCAAGGGTAAATGGGGCGACTTACTTCCACGGGGCCCCTGTGACATCCTGAGCTGTATGGCAAGTAGCAGGGGGTCCTGAGGAAGCACCAAATGGTCATCCCAAAATACTAACGGCTTGAGGTCTATGGGAGGAGCTGGAGGTCTCCAGATGTAATCCACCAGAGAACAGCCGTGTCTGATTTGCTGGGGCCCCaggatcatgagaacgggggtcCTGTGTCCCATTTAAATGGAGCCATGGTCACGCTGCTGCCACAGACAGCCCCACAGGTACGACCACCTCTCCAAGGGGGTCACAAGACTTATGAGGTGGGGCCCCAGCGATCAGACACTCATCGTGTGGACTGTATGGACGAGCCTTGTCTACGGTCATCACGGCCGAGCAGTTTACAAGGCGGGTTCTCAGAAGCTGTTGCCCCCAGGGGCGAGGTTACTTCACCTCAAGGTGTTACTATAAATgcatctattcactgacagcaagcatgcCGAAGCTTTATTTCCAGAAGCGAGGCCCAGGAGGACATGGTCTTCTCCTCACCTTCCTCTGCTCCCGGatcagtctcctcctcctcaacatTAATGCCCCCCGGAGGGGTAACACACTGAGGCCGAGCCTGAGCAGACAGCTGCGCCTCCTCCGCCTCAGCCGTGTCCCGGTGGTGGAGCTGCTCTCCTGTGAGGCGTCTGGCTCTGGAGGTGACTGCAGGACACATTCTTCTGTCTCTTCTCTGATGCTGGGGTGTTCATGGGTCACTCCGTTTACTTGATTCGGGGCGTTCTTCTTGCGCTTCTTCTTGGGTGCAGGCGGCTCTGGGGGATTCTCTGGTGTCAAAACCGTCCGCTGCCGCTTCCCCTTCTTCGCCGGCTCATTGAGGGTATCCTGAGAACCtgaggagcagacagaggattacagcaccgagggggagggggagcagacagaggattacagCACGGAgggggagcagacagaggattacagCACCGAgggggagcagacagaggattacagCACCGAgggggagcagacagaggattacagCACCGAgggggagcagacagaggattacagCACCGAgggggagcagacagaggattacagCACCGAgggggagcagacagaggattacagCACCGAgggggagcagacagaggattacagCACCGAgggggagcagacagaggattacagcaccgagggggaggaggagcagacagaggattacagcaccgagggggaggaggagcagacagaggattacagcatggggaggaggaggagcagacagaggattacagcatggggaggaggaggagcagacagaggattacagcatggggaggaggaggagcagacagaggattacaggagggggaggaggagcagacagaggattacagcatggggaggaggaggagcagacagaggattacagcatggggaggaggaggagcagacagaggattacagcatggggaggaggaggagcagacagaggattacagcatggggaggaggaggagcagacagaggattacagcatggggaggagcagacagaggattacagcatggggaggagcagacagaggattacagcatggggaggaggaggagcagacagaggattacagcatggggaggaggaggagcagacagaggattacagcatggggaggagcagacagaggattacagca
This portion of the Bufo bufo unplaced genomic scaffold, aBufBuf1.1, whole genome shotgun sequence genome encodes:
- the RRP1B gene encoding ribosomal RNA processing protein 1 homolog B, which gives rise to SQDTLNEPAKKGKRQRTVLTPENPPEPPAPKKKRKKNAPNQVNGVTHEHPSIREETEECVLQSPPEPDASQESSSTTGTRLRRRRRSCLLRLGLSVLPLRGALMLRRRRLIREQRKISSKADPMMSADIVTSTPVCPSPPHQDFITFQKSEVPKPLYVKGAKSRGRPISAKVKCKSKKVTFSLNKNMTAEFKRTDRSLLVSPTGSSRVPFNPSQRPQHGVLKTPTPPRSLARRARAVDFF